The sequence below is a genomic window from Streptosporangium lutulentum.
TCGTAGTCCTCCACCTCCGACAGCGAGGCCCGGACCACGTCCATCAGCTCGACCGGCTGCCGCCAGCGCCGCACCACCTCCTGACCGGCCAGGACGAGGAGGTTCTCGCTGTTGCGGCGCATTCGGGTGGCCAGGTGGTCGAGCTTGAACAGGTCGGCCAGGCGCTGGTCGTCGCGCTCACCGCGCTCCAGCCGCTCGACCAGGGTGAGCTGGCGCTCCACCAGGGTCTGGCTCCGGCGGGAGAGGTTGACGAACATCGCGTTGACCGTATTGCGCAGCCTGGCCTCGTCGCTCGCCAGCCGCACCGCCTCCCGGTGAACCTCGTCGAACGCCCGCGCGACCTCGCCGATCTCGTCGCGGGAGGTGACCCCGATCGACGGCACGTCGGCGACGACCTCACCGTCGCGCGACTCACGCACCTGCTGGACGTACGCCGGCAGCCGTTCACCGGCGACCTCCAGCGCCTCGCTGCGCAGCCGCCGCAGCGGCCCGACCAGCGAGCGCACCACCCCTGTAGTGATCAGCAGCACGATCAGCAGCAGGCCCGCGACCGCCGCGGCGACCAGGAGGGCACGGATCTGTTCGGCGTTCCCGAGCTCCTCACTCCGCACGACGATGTCCTGGGCGTATCGCTTCTCGACCTCGCGCATCCGGTCGATCGTCACCGACGCGGCGTCGAACCACTCCCTGGCGTCATCTTCCTTCGCCGGGTCCAGTCCCTTCAGCGAGGCGCCGGAGGCCGCGCGGAGCAGGACCAGTTCCCGGAGGAGCTCGGCCCGGCCGGCGGTCGTGCCGTTGACGGTCTCCTCGAAGAGACGGCGGTCCTCGCCTTCGGCGTCGGCGGCCAGGGTCCTGCGCTCGTTGCGCTCGGTGGAGAGCGCGCCGAGGAACGCCTCCATCTGGCGCTGCTCGAACCGCCCCGCGACCATCACCACCGTGAGCAGCGCCCGCTGGAGCGAGAGCGCCTCCTTGGCCCGGACGAGCGCGTCCAGTGTCAGCGCCTTGCCCAGGAGCGCGTCGTCGGCGCTGCCCTTGCCGAGCTCGTCATGGAGGGAGAGCAGGTCGGCGATCATCAGTGAGTAGGCGTCGACGGCGGCGTCGGGAAGGAGCCCCGACTTCAGCGCCCGCTCCCGCAGGGGCGCGAGATCGTCCAGCCGGGTGAGGCCGGTCTCGACCTCGTCCCCGGCGCGGCCGCTCAGCGTGTCCTTGAGCAGGGCGCCGCCGTCGCGGACGTGCTTCGCCGCGTCGTCCACCGCGTCCATCCGGTCGTTCACGCCGTCCACGCCGTCGTCCGGGCGGCCGAGGGCGATGAACCAGGCCATGTGGTCGCGCTCCGCGGCCAGCTCGTGGGTGAGCGCGCCGACGTTGCCGGAAAGCCTGGCGAGGTCGTTGACCCGTTGGTAGTCGGTGGCGGCGCTCATGGAGGCGAACACCTGGACCCCGCCGAGCAGCACCGCGGCGACGGTGGGCACCAGAATCAGCGCGACGAGTCTGGAACGCACTCGCCAGTTCCGCAGCCGCAGACTGTCACCCGAAAATCGGATCTTGTGTGTGCTCACCGAACGCTGCCTCTCGGTGGATGAACCTCCTGGCCGGACTTCCCATGACTCTGGGCAATTCGAGCACATCTCAACCCTTGAGGCCAATGGAACGCAGCCCAAACAAATGTCTGGTTCATTGGACGATGAGGGCAAAATCTGGAGCTCCAACCAGGAATCTAGACTCCTGATTTGGGCGTCTTAATACCCTTATCGGGCATTTATCAATCTTATATGACCGTTTACATCGTTCCATAATGAGCGGGCAGCGGTCGGACGACAATGCGACGAAGGCTCGGCGACCTCCAAAAGATCAAGGCGTCGCCGCTTGCGACCCCTCCGCCATGTCTTGCCCTCTACGTCCTCGACGGCCCCTCCGGCGCTCCGCCTGAGAGACCTCCCCCGCACCGCGCGGGCGCACCCGGCGGACGTCGTCGCCGAGGGCCGGGACGGCGAGGCGGAGCTACGTCGAGGAGAAGAAGGTCGCGATCTTCGCCGGAAGAAATGGAAACAAAGACGCTCTCGGGTGGCACGTCCCCGGATGGATGATCGGCCAATATCCGGGGATCACCGGATCAACGCGTACACCCATCTATTCGAGACGGATAAACCAGGTAATTCGGGTCCGCTGCGCGACGGAGACGCTCATACCTCACCAACGATGAGGTACCGGACCGCGATTTCGGCCCCGACAAAAAGGGCTTCCGCGCGGGCGGCGAGAATGCCCCGATCAATGCCGCCACGCGAGTGACCGGGAAAAGCACCCCGCCGCCGATGTGTT
It includes:
- a CDS encoding sensor histidine kinase — its product is MRSRLVALILVPTVAAVLLGGVQVFASMSAATDYQRVNDLARLSGNVGALTHELAAERDHMAWFIALGRPDDGVDGVNDRMDAVDDAAKHVRDGGALLKDTLSGRAGDEVETGLTRLDDLAPLRERALKSGLLPDAAVDAYSLMIADLLSLHDELGKGSADDALLGKALTLDALVRAKEALSLQRALLTVVMVAGRFEQRQMEAFLGALSTERNERRTLAADAEGEDRRLFEETVNGTTAGRAELLRELVLLRAASGASLKGLDPAKEDDAREWFDAASVTIDRMREVEKRYAQDIVVRSEELGNAEQIRALLVAAAVAGLLLIVLLITTGVVRSLVGPLRRLRSEALEVAGERLPAYVQQVRESRDGEVVADVPSIGVTSRDEIGEVARAFDEVHREAVRLASDEARLRNTVNAMFVNLSRRSQTLVERQLTLVERLERGERDDQRLADLFKLDHLATRMRRNSENLLVLAGQEVVRRWRQPVELMDVVRASLSEVEDYERVVTRVNSEVAVAGPAVSDVVHLLAELVENAVSFSSREHEVVVSSSRIDGGGVMISVSDQGIGMTPDELSQANRRLADPQTADASVARRMGLFVVGRLALKHGIRVQLRPQETGLNAMIVLPEHLLAPLPASVPVPDAVPAGFGGPSRAGSVLAAPFAPETPAVPARTWPPAMEEPSVWNPPAEREGNRFLQPPPGPFDRRPSPPEVNGLGPAPKAGTSPPDPETDFLPIFASVESAWFRAATPGSAETPAEGPDRAASAKSGAAPGSWSSPGDPGWRAAQAASAPALGGTTTSGLPKRTPKGNLVPGSVSPGAQSPPPAASVSAEKVRDRLASFQEGVRKARNELPNRET